A region from the Sutcliffiella horikoshii genome encodes:
- a CDS encoding ABC transporter permease: protein MKRNWTLILGSSFFTILVLITLVGPYLPFIDNVLESKRIIFTDSGVLTAPYEPSSDFLLGSDKEGRDLLSIIVVGARETLGLILAVAVLRYVIAILLAVLSVNKKGPFHWILQGWNQIFSALPVIFSAIILLSLPIIFFHEHRFFWAIVILAAIEVGRVGTILQSHFNMIKKTPYVEAGITVGVSPFTLFTTYYLPNALPDLVVQFFLDMGRIALLIGQLGIFSIFITQQFVQLSYGSGIIENTSLNWATMLGQARGDLLRAFWIPFFPALALAFTVLTFNVLGEGLRKHFHRLEA, encoded by the coding sequence ATGAAACGGAATTGGACGTTGATTTTAGGAAGCAGCTTTTTTACTATATTGGTCTTGATTACGCTAGTAGGACCTTACCTTCCTTTTATAGATAATGTACTAGAATCAAAGCGGATAATTTTCACGGACTCTGGAGTGTTAACCGCACCATATGAGCCTTCAAGCGATTTTCTTTTAGGTTCAGATAAAGAGGGAAGAGACCTATTAAGCATTATAGTGGTCGGGGCAAGAGAAACTCTCGGATTAATATTAGCCGTTGCAGTATTACGTTATGTAATAGCAATACTCTTGGCCGTACTGTCGGTAAATAAAAAAGGCCCATTCCACTGGATCCTTCAAGGGTGGAACCAAATATTTTCTGCATTGCCGGTCATTTTTTCAGCCATTATCCTTTTGAGCTTACCTATCATCTTTTTTCATGAACACCGCTTCTTCTGGGCAATCGTAATCTTGGCAGCGATTGAAGTGGGAAGGGTGGGGACGATTTTACAAAGTCATTTTAATATGATTAAGAAGACACCTTATGTGGAAGCTGGCATTACTGTCGGCGTATCTCCTTTCACTCTTTTTACTACGTATTATTTGCCAAATGCTTTGCCTGACTTGGTGGTTCAATTCTTCCTTGATATGGGGAGGATAGCGTTGTTAATTGGACAACTTGGTATTTTTAGTATTTTTATTACTCAGCAGTTTGTTCAGTTAAGCTATGGTTCCGGGATTATTGAAAACACAAGTTTGAATTGGGCGACGATGCTTGGTCAGGCAAGAGGGGATTTGTTGCGTGCGTTCTGGATTCCATTCTTCCCTGCCCTGGCGCTTGCTTTTACAGTTTTGACATTTAATGTTCTAGGTGAAGGGTTGCGCAAACACTTCCACCGGTTAGAAGCATAG
- a CDS encoding mechanosensitive ion channel family protein: MNKTIDWFTNVWTADYWTDMNFWIDMGVSVLILLLFLLWRKLFTKYFFKGILAVSKKTPTDLFTYIVLAFDKPVRMFFVILGIFFALKTAPFTLMEAETLTKLMRSSIIALFGWGIFNFIPYSSNLFTNLSTRLEFEVDKIVMPFVTKVLRFILIALVFSIVLEVWEYDVGAIVAGLGLGGLAFALAAQESIKNLLGGFIIVTEKPFTMGDWIKTPSVEGVVEDISFRSTQVRTFAQAVVTVPNATLSNEPITNWSKMGKRQVTFKLGVQYDTSRTSLERVVRRMENMLRNHEAIDQETILVRFDSFGASSLDIFLYFFTKSVMWGEYLEVKEDINFKIMEILEEEDVVVAFPTRTLHIESQEEKEKTKQYSLRGEKA, encoded by the coding sequence GTGAATAAAACAATTGATTGGTTCACCAATGTCTGGACTGCAGACTATTGGACGGATATGAATTTCTGGATTGATATGGGAGTTTCCGTACTTATCCTCCTGTTGTTCCTTTTATGGAGAAAACTGTTTACCAAGTACTTCTTTAAAGGAATATTAGCCGTTTCTAAAAAAACACCTACAGATCTTTTCACTTATATTGTACTTGCCTTTGATAAACCGGTAAGAATGTTCTTTGTAATACTTGGTATATTCTTTGCATTGAAAACAGCCCCATTTACTTTAATGGAAGCAGAAACATTAACCAAACTGATGCGATCTTCCATTATTGCCTTATTTGGTTGGGGGATATTCAATTTTATCCCTTATTCTTCTAATCTATTTACCAACCTTTCCACTAGATTAGAATTTGAAGTAGACAAAATCGTCATGCCGTTTGTAACGAAGGTATTGCGATTTATCCTTATCGCATTAGTATTCAGCATTGTTTTAGAAGTTTGGGAATATGATGTTGGCGCTATTGTAGCAGGTCTGGGTCTTGGCGGACTTGCCTTTGCATTGGCCGCACAAGAGTCTATTAAAAACTTATTAGGTGGATTTATCATTGTAACGGAAAAGCCTTTTACAATGGGAGATTGGATTAAGACACCAAGTGTAGAAGGAGTCGTAGAGGATATCTCATTCCGCAGTACACAAGTGAGAACCTTTGCTCAAGCTGTAGTTACAGTCCCTAATGCCACTTTATCAAATGAACCTATCACAAACTGGTCCAAAATGGGGAAACGTCAAGTCACCTTTAAACTTGGCGTGCAATATGATACGAGCCGTACAAGTTTAGAAAGAGTGGTTCGTAGAATGGAAAACATGCTGCGGAACCATGAAGCGATTGACCAAGAAACGATTCTAGTCCGTTTTGATAGTTTTGGAGCCAGCAGCCTGGATATATTCCTCTATTTCTTTACCAAATCAGTTATGTGGGGCGAGTATTTAGAGGTAAAAGAGGACATCAACTTTAAAATCATGGAAATTTTAGAGGAAGAAGACGTAGTCGTTGCCTTCCCAACAAGAACACTCCATATTGAATCACAAGAAGAAAAGGAAAAAACAAAACAATACAGCCTAAGAGGCGAAAAGGCATAA
- a CDS encoding ABC transporter permease subunit, whose translation MGVFWKITKSFLFFLFIAVLLILAVLFPRQPDIDVQGRAQTLEYGYEFSWAAYHHNISLFLKDVKENNTLGMTRYNKPAEEELWPHLGRSLKVIFAACAITIIFGILKGIFDFYDRNNGWNIFGKGLTWLIQSIPDFFLILCLQWVIIFHLPFIKLFGHSHWFSFLIAGLLVALYPMLYVARITSATLGNEKGKPYIQVARSKGLSKEKVLWKHMLKNSLYPIMSNLPAVMLYLLSNLLIVEWFLDYRGAAYRMFQALDVKSSLSGSMRYVNESGLIIGFGLSFMVIVFAAQVLSIIFMKKLEPR comes from the coding sequence ATGGGGGTATTTTGGAAAATAACGAAGTCATTTCTGTTCTTTTTATTTATTGCTGTTTTACTAATCTTGGCCGTCTTGTTTCCGAGGCAGCCTGATATTGATGTTCAAGGAAGGGCTCAAACGCTGGAATACGGCTATGAATTTTCCTGGGCAGCATATCACCACAATATCTCTTTATTCCTTAAAGATGTAAAAGAAAATAACACATTAGGTATGACCAGGTATAATAAACCAGCTGAAGAGGAACTATGGCCACATTTAGGGAGAAGTCTGAAAGTAATATTTGCCGCATGTGCCATCACAATTATCTTTGGAATATTAAAGGGAATTTTCGATTTTTATGACCGTAATAATGGGTGGAATATTTTTGGGAAAGGGTTAACGTGGCTCATCCAATCTATTCCCGATTTCTTTTTGATTCTTTGCTTGCAATGGGTGATTATTTTTCATTTACCTTTTATTAAATTGTTTGGCCATTCCCATTGGTTCAGTTTCTTGATTGCAGGGTTACTGGTTGCATTGTATCCTATGCTTTATGTTGCACGAATCACTTCTGCAACGCTTGGAAACGAAAAAGGGAAACCATATATCCAAGTAGCCCGTTCTAAGGGGTTGTCAAAAGAAAAAGTGTTATGGAAGCATATGCTTAAAAATAGTCTCTATCCGATCATGTCCAACCTTCCGGCGGTCATGCTCTACTTATTATCCAATCTTCTAATCGTAGAATGGTTTCTGGATTACAGGGGAGCGGCCTATAGAATGTTTCAGGCACTTGATGTCAAAAGCTCTTTATCGGGAAGTATGCGTTATGTGAATGAATCTGGCCTTATTATCGGGTTCGGATTAAGTTTTATGGTAATTGTATTCGCCGCGCAGGTCCTTTCCATTATATTTATGAAGAAACTTGAACCAAGGTAG